In one window of Macadamia integrifolia cultivar HAES 741 unplaced genomic scaffold, SCU_Mint_v3 scaffold2154, whole genome shotgun sequence DNA:
- the LOC122065916 gene encoding transcription factor bHLH36-like isoform X1, whose translation MGERPKRRDFIPPNPIFPFQQGHHHDLFFQPSSTYPSLQQNDPPHNHTVLPMSPSLDFTDPPPSATPNSFDETCNEKIKKRIMHRDLERQRRQEMTTLYASLRSLLPLQYLKGCGTGDAILQGKRAISDHMNEAANYIRDLRKRIQELSAKRDKLRKRPNSGAPDVVVVVTGNYPPRNCVIVQPCLGGVEVVISSGLRNGELPLSRVLRVIVDYGFCIISCVSTRVDERSLHTIHSEVSDDLTDVDLSRLQQILTDLISSPSS comes from the exons atgGGTGAGAGACCCAAACGCAGGGATTTTATTCCTCCAAATCCCATCTTTCCTTTCCAACAAGGCCATCATCATGACCTGTTCTTCCAACCTTCATCTACTTATCCCTCCCTGCAACAAAACGACCCACCACATAATCATACAGTCCTGCCCATGTCTCCTTCTTTAGACTTCACTGATCCCCCTCCTTCCGCTACTCCCAACTCTTTTGATGAAACCTGTAacgagaaaatcaagaaaaggatTATGCATAGAGATTTGGAGCGTCAAAGAAGGCAAGAAATGACCACCCTTTATGCATCCCTTCGATCACTTCTCCCTCTACAATATCTGAAG GGGTGTGGAACTGGTGATGCAATCTTGCAGGGAAAGCGAGCTATCTCTGATCACATGAACGAAGCTGCCAATTATATAAGAGACCTAAGGAAGAGAATCCAAGAACTTAGTGCCAAGAGAGATAAGCTCAGAAAGAGACCCAATTCAGGCGCTCCCgacgtcgtcgtcgtcgtcacCGGCAATTATCCGCCAAGGAACTGTGTTATTGTCCAGCCTTGTTTGGGTGGAGTGGAGGTTGTTATTAGCAGTGGCTTAAGGAATGGAGAGCTTCCATTGTCGAGGGTTCTCAGAGTTATAGTCGACTATGGGTTTTGTATAATTAGCTGCGTTTCGACTAGAGTGGATGAGAGGTCACTTCACACTATTCATTCCGAG GTTAGCGATGATCTCACAGATGTGGATCTATCACGCCTGCAGCAGATACTGACTGATTTGATCTCATCCCCTTCGAGTTAG
- the LOC122065926 gene encoding calcium-dependent lipid-binding protein-like isoform X2 has translation MILTNKKRKRNIKCLRERKGDKRRREREAIFTVVRAVYRSIIWKDCNITLKPCINMKRLSALGASSLRFLQTNMQFIFQKITSGLRRKDQIQGKSNQAVGIKILASLSRKDVKRICGNNYPDWISFQMYEQVKWLNKELEKLSPFLAEPTSVIIRESIEPLPEEYRPPGITSLKFRKFSLGNVAPKIEGICVQSLKEDQITMDIDSRWGSNASIILDVKAAVVASLPVQLKNLQIYAIVRVIFQLAEELPCISAVLVAFLAEVDAGGLWR, from the exons ATGATCTTAACGAACAAGAAACGAAAAAGAAACATCAAATGTctaagggaaagaaaaggagacaAGAGGAGAAGAGAGCGAGAGGCCATTTTTACTGTGGTCCGTGCCGTCTATCGTTCGATTATCTGGAAGGACTGCAATATCACATTGAAGCCTTGCATAAACATGAAGCGATTATCTGCTCTAGGTGCTTCTTCGTTGCGTTTTCTGCAAACgaatatgcaattcatttttcagaaaatcaCGAGCGGCCTCAGAAGAAAGGATCAAATACAAGGAAAAAGTAATCAG GCAGTTGGTATAAAAATTCTTGCGTCCCTTAGCAGAAAGGATGTAAAAAGGATTTGCGGCAATAATTATCCTGATTGGATATCTTTTCAGATGTATGAACAG GTGAAATGGCTAAACAAGGAACTGGAAAAACTGTCGCCTTTTCTTGCAGAA CCAACTTCAGTGATCATAAGAGAATCTATCGAACCATTACCGGAAGAATATCGACCTCCAGGAATCACATCACTGAAGTTCAGAAAATTCTCTCTTGGAAATGTAGCACCAAAGATTGAAG GTATTTGTGTTCAGAGCCTGAAGGAAGATCAGATTACCATGGATATTGACTCCCGCTGGGGTAGTAATGCTAGCATCATTCTTGATGTTAAGGCAGCAGTTGTTGCTTCTTTACCCGTCCAG TTGAAAAATCTTCAAATTTACGCTATTGTGCGTGTTATCTTTCAACTAGCTGAAGAGCTCCCTTGCATTTCTGCTGTGTTAGTTGCTTTCCTTGCCGAG GTTGATGCAGGGGGGTTGTGGCGGTGA
- the LOC122065916 gene encoding transcription factor bHLH36-like isoform X2 has protein sequence MGERPKRRDFIPPNPIFPFQQGHHHDLFFQPSSTYPSLQQNDPPHNHTVLPMSPSLDFTDPPPSATPNSFDETCNEKIKKRIMHRDLERQRRQEMTTLYASLRSLLPLQYLKGKRAISDHMNEAANYIRDLRKRIQELSAKRDKLRKRPNSGAPDVVVVVTGNYPPRNCVIVQPCLGGVEVVISSGLRNGELPLSRVLRVIVDYGFCIISCVSTRVDERSLHTIHSEVSDDLTDVDLSRLQQILTDLISSPSS, from the exons atgGGTGAGAGACCCAAACGCAGGGATTTTATTCCTCCAAATCCCATCTTTCCTTTCCAACAAGGCCATCATCATGACCTGTTCTTCCAACCTTCATCTACTTATCCCTCCCTGCAACAAAACGACCCACCACATAATCATACAGTCCTGCCCATGTCTCCTTCTTTAGACTTCACTGATCCCCCTCCTTCCGCTACTCCCAACTCTTTTGATGAAACCTGTAacgagaaaatcaagaaaaggatTATGCATAGAGATTTGGAGCGTCAAAGAAGGCAAGAAATGACCACCCTTTATGCATCCCTTCGATCACTTCTCCCTCTACAATATCTGAAG GGAAAGCGAGCTATCTCTGATCACATGAACGAAGCTGCCAATTATATAAGAGACCTAAGGAAGAGAATCCAAGAACTTAGTGCCAAGAGAGATAAGCTCAGAAAGAGACCCAATTCAGGCGCTCCCgacgtcgtcgtcgtcgtcacCGGCAATTATCCGCCAAGGAACTGTGTTATTGTCCAGCCTTGTTTGGGTGGAGTGGAGGTTGTTATTAGCAGTGGCTTAAGGAATGGAGAGCTTCCATTGTCGAGGGTTCTCAGAGTTATAGTCGACTATGGGTTTTGTATAATTAGCTGCGTTTCGACTAGAGTGGATGAGAGGTCACTTCACACTATTCATTCCGAG GTTAGCGATGATCTCACAGATGTGGATCTATCACGCCTGCAGCAGATACTGACTGATTTGATCTCATCCCCTTCGAGTTAG
- the LOC122065923 gene encoding transcription factor bHLH118-like gives MGERPKRRDFIPPSPIFPFQQAAHDLFVQASSSIPPYSYHSSTDPPPLNLDITEGGRCKPSTTPNSSDETCKEKNKKRIMHRDLERQRRQEMTILYASLRSLLPLQYLKGKRAISDHMNEAANYITDLRKRIQQLSSKRDGLRNVPNSSGGRDFVVTGNCPPENCVTVRPCLGGVEFVISSGLRNEELIPLSIVLRVLVDHGFSVISCVSTTVDERSLHTIHSEVSNDLTSVDLSALQQILIDLIASSSN, from the exons ATGGGTGAGAGACCCAAACGCAGGGATTTTATTCCTCCAAGTCCAATCTTTCCTTTCCAACAAGCCGCCCATGACCTGTTCGTCCAAGCTTCATCATCTATTCCTCCTTATTCTTATCACTCCAGCACTGATCCTCCTCCTCTCAACCTTGATATAACCGAAGGAGGAAGGTGCAAGCCATCCACAACTCCCAACTCTTCTGATGAAACctgtaaagagaaaaataagaaaagaattaTGCACAGAGATTTGGAGCGCCAAAGAAGGCAAGAAATGACCATCCTTTATGCATCCCTCAGATCACTTCTCCCTCTGCAATATCTCAAG GGAAAGCGAGCTATCTCCGATCACATGAACGAAGCTGCCAATTATATAACAGACCTAAGGAAGAGAATCCAACAACTTAGTAGCAAGAGAGATGGGCTCAGAAATGTACCCAACTCTTCAGGCGGTCGCGACTTCGTCGTTACCGGCAATTGTCCACCAGAGAACTGTGTTACTGTCCGGCCTTGTTTGGGTGGAGTGGAGTTTGTTATTAGCAGTGGCTTGAGGAATGAAGAGCTTATTCCATTGTCGATAGTGCTGAGAGTTCTGGTAGACCATGGGTTTAGTGTAATTAGCTGCGTTTCTACTACAGTGGACGAGAGATCACTTCACACTATTCATTCCGAG GTTAGCAATGATCTCACATCTGTGGATCTATCAGCCCTGCAGCAGATACTGATTGATTTGATCGCATCCTCTTCGAATTAG
- the LOC122065926 gene encoding calcium-dependent lipid-binding protein-like isoform X1, with protein sequence MILTNKKRKRNIKCLRERKGDKRRREREAIFTVVRAVYRSIIWKDCNITLKPCINMKRLSALGASSLRFLQTNMQFIFQKITSGLRRKDQIQGKSNQAVGIKILASLSRKDVKRICGNNYPDWISFQMYEQVKWLNKELEKLSPFLAEPTSVIIRESIEPLPEEYRPPGITSLKFRKFSLGNVAPKIEGICVQSLKEDQITMDIDSRWGSNASIILDVKAAVVASLPVQLKNLQIYAIVRVIFQLAEELPCISAVLVAFLAEVCPTSRLSLPLLI encoded by the exons ATGATCTTAACGAACAAGAAACGAAAAAGAAACATCAAATGTctaagggaaagaaaaggagacaAGAGGAGAAGAGAGCGAGAGGCCATTTTTACTGTGGTCCGTGCCGTCTATCGTTCGATTATCTGGAAGGACTGCAATATCACATTGAAGCCTTGCATAAACATGAAGCGATTATCTGCTCTAGGTGCTTCTTCGTTGCGTTTTCTGCAAACgaatatgcaattcatttttcagaaaatcaCGAGCGGCCTCAGAAGAAAGGATCAAATACAAGGAAAAAGTAATCAG GCAGTTGGTATAAAAATTCTTGCGTCCCTTAGCAGAAAGGATGTAAAAAGGATTTGCGGCAATAATTATCCTGATTGGATATCTTTTCAGATGTATGAACAG GTGAAATGGCTAAACAAGGAACTGGAAAAACTGTCGCCTTTTCTTGCAGAA CCAACTTCAGTGATCATAAGAGAATCTATCGAACCATTACCGGAAGAATATCGACCTCCAGGAATCACATCACTGAAGTTCAGAAAATTCTCTCTTGGAAATGTAGCACCAAAGATTGAAG GTATTTGTGTTCAGAGCCTGAAGGAAGATCAGATTACCATGGATATTGACTCCCGCTGGGGTAGTAATGCTAGCATCATTCTTGATGTTAAGGCAGCAGTTGTTGCTTCTTTACCCGTCCAG TTGAAAAATCTTCAAATTTACGCTATTGTGCGTGTTATCTTTCAACTAGCTGAAGAGCTCCCTTGCATTTCTGCTGTGTTAGTTGCTTTCCTTGCCGAGGTATGTCCAACTTCGCGACTTTCCTTGCCTTTGTTGATTTAG